In Triticum aestivum cultivar Chinese Spring chromosome 5B, IWGSC CS RefSeq v2.1, whole genome shotgun sequence, the following proteins share a genomic window:
- the LOC123112252 gene encoding transcription factor bHLH30-like, translated as MVLPTRGGEPEEAEVEMDDQRSPPVRGARTSRSHSEAERKRRQRINTHLATLRSLLPSASQMDKAALLGEVVRHVRELRGDADGGAVAGVAVPGESDEVGVEEERWDARESAKRVRAWVCCADRPGLMSELGRAVRSVSARAVRAEIATVGGRTRSVLELEAGQATDASRPALHAALRAVLLSREDQLLAVEGYKRQRFSALISQGLGS; from the exons ATGGTGCTGCCGACACGGGGTGgtgagccggaggaggcggaggtggagatgGACGATCAGCGCTCGCCGCCGGTCCGCGGCGCCCGGACGAGCAGGAGCCACAGCGAGGCGGAGCGCAAGCGGCGGCAGCGCATCAACACCCACCTCGCCACGCTGCGCAGCCTCCTCCCGTCGGCTTCCCAG ATGGACAAGGCGGCGCTGctcggcgaggtggtgcggcacGTGCGGGAGCTGCGGGGCGACGCAGacggcggggcggtggcgggggtgGCCGTGCCGGGGGAGAGCGACGAGGTGGGCGTGGAGGAGGAGCGCTGGGACGCACGGGAGAGCGCCAAGCGCGTCAGGGCGTGGGTGTGCTGCGCCGACCGCCCGGGGCTCATGTCCGAGCTGGGGCGCGCCGTGCGCTCCGTCAGCGCCAGGGCGGTCCGCGCGGAGATCGCCACCGTCGGCGGGAGGACCCGGAGCGTCCTGGAGCTGGAGGCCGGGCAGGCGACGGACGCGTCCCGGCCGGCGCTGCACGCGGCGCTCCGAGCCGTGCTGCTCAGCCGGGAGGATCAGCTGCTCGCCGTGGAGGGCTACAAGAGGCAGCGCTTCTCGGCGCTCATCTCCCAGGGTTTAGGCAGCTAG
- the LOC123112251 gene encoding beta carbonic anhydrase 5, chloroplastic isoform X2 — translation MAPSLLRPASPCRPLAPAPCAAGPGRSPGTVSIGDSRARSVALRVGGSGRSEFSCTTKASGDHSSLTRQLLDFKHDTVDEVDGGYDPFSQLKARFTDFKQRNYVENFTNYQKLAEQQTPEFMVVACADSRVCPTSILGLQPGDAFTVRNVANLVPPYEHGASETTAALEFAVNSLQVPNVLVVGHSRCGGIQALMSMKSKKDDRSSRTFIRDWVSLGKSARLSTEAAAGNLSFESQCRHCEKESINSSLLNLLTYPWIEERVKEGNLNLHGGYYNFIDCTFEKWTLVYRPGLEGGSKYAIKNRSTWS, via the exons ATGGCCCCCAGTCTCCTCCGGCCCGCCTCCCCGTGCCGCCCCCTCGCGCCGGCCCCCTGCGCCGCCGGCCCCGGCCGGAGCCCCGGCACCGTTTCG ATCGGTGATTCAAGGGCGCGCAGCGTTGCCCTCAGGGTGGGAGGATCTGGACG GAGTGAATTCTCATGTACTACAAAGGCCTCAGGAGATCATTCTAGCTTAACCCGGCAACTTTTAGATTTTAAACATGATACTGTAGATGAGGTAGATGGGGGATATGATCCATTCAGTCAACTGAAAGCAAGGTTCACAGACTTCAAGCAACGAAACTACGT GGAAAATTTTACCAATTATCAAAAACTTGCTGAGCAGCAAACACCAGAG TTCATGGTGGTTGCTTGTGCTGACTCCAGGGTCTGCCCTACCAGTATTTTGGGGCTTCAGCCTGGTGATGCATTCACTGTCCGTAATGTGGCAAATTTGGTACCACCATACGAG CATGGAGCTTCAGAGACTACTGCGGCACTAGAGTTTGCTGTCAACTCACTTCAG GTACCGAATGTGTTAGTGGTAGGTCATAGTCGTTGTGGTGGCATCCAAGCACTAATGAGTATGAAAAGTAAGAAAGACGATCGAAGCTCTAG AACCTTTATCAGAGACTGGGTCTCACTTGGCAAGAGTGCAAGATTAAGCACAGAAGCAGCAGCTGGAAATTTGAGTTTCGAATCACAATGTAGACATTGTGAAAAG GAATCAATTAATAGCTCACTGTTGAACTTGTTAACATACCCTTGGATAGAGGAAAGGGTGAAGGAAGGAAATTTGAACCTTCACGGGGGATACTATAACTTTATTGATTGCACATTTGAGAAGTGGACATTAGTGTACCGTCCAGGGCTGGAAGGTGGCAGCAAGTATGCTATAAAGAACAGGTCTACCTGGTCTTGA
- the LOC123112251 gene encoding beta carbonic anhydrase 5, chloroplastic isoform X1, with translation MLPWSLRSAARRLAAATRAAASSAVAARSPAPAPATWQQRPPAVDDDREHQQRAAVWDDHRRRPRRSEFSCTTKASGDHSSLTRQLLDFKHDTVDEVDGGYDPFSQLKARFTDFKQRNYVENFTNYQKLAEQQTPEFMVVACADSRVCPTSILGLQPGDAFTVRNVANLVPPYEHGASETTAALEFAVNSLQVPNVLVVGHSRCGGIQALMSMKSKKDDRSSRTFIRDWVSLGKSARLSTEAAAGNLSFESQCRHCEKESINSSLLNLLTYPWIEERVKEGNLNLHGGYYNFIDCTFEKWTLVYRPGLEGGSKYAIKNRSTWS, from the exons ATGCTCCCGTGGTCCTTGCGATCAGCAGCTCGCCGCTTGGCTGCCGCCACACGCGCAGCAGCCTCGTCTGCGGTGGCGGCTCGATCACCTGCGCCGGCGCCGGCAACGTGGCAACAAAGGCCGCCTGCTGTCGACGACGACAGAGAGCACCAGCAGAGGGCCGCCGTGTGGGATGATCATCGCCGTCGACCTCGCCG GAGTGAATTCTCATGTACTACAAAGGCCTCAGGAGATCATTCTAGCTTAACCCGGCAACTTTTAGATTTTAAACATGATACTGTAGATGAGGTAGATGGGGGATATGATCCATTCAGTCAACTGAAAGCAAGGTTCACAGACTTCAAGCAACGAAACTACGT GGAAAATTTTACCAATTATCAAAAACTTGCTGAGCAGCAAACACCAGAG TTCATGGTGGTTGCTTGTGCTGACTCCAGGGTCTGCCCTACCAGTATTTTGGGGCTTCAGCCTGGTGATGCATTCACTGTCCGTAATGTGGCAAATTTGGTACCACCATACGAG CATGGAGCTTCAGAGACTACTGCGGCACTAGAGTTTGCTGTCAACTCACTTCAG GTACCGAATGTGTTAGTGGTAGGTCATAGTCGTTGTGGTGGCATCCAAGCACTAATGAGTATGAAAAGTAAGAAAGACGATCGAAGCTCTAG AACCTTTATCAGAGACTGGGTCTCACTTGGCAAGAGTGCAAGATTAAGCACAGAAGCAGCAGCTGGAAATTTGAGTTTCGAATCACAATGTAGACATTGTGAAAAG GAATCAATTAATAGCTCACTGTTGAACTTGTTAACATACCCTTGGATAGAGGAAAGGGTGAAGGAAGGAAATTTGAACCTTCACGGGGGATACTATAACTTTATTGATTGCACATTTGAGAAGTGGACATTAGTGTACCGTCCAGGGCTGGAAGGTGGCAGCAAGTATGCTATAAAGAACAGGTCTACCTGGTCTTGA